Proteins encoded within one genomic window of Cyprinus carpio isolate SPL01 chromosome A15, ASM1834038v1, whole genome shotgun sequence:
- the LOC109104178 gene encoding fibroblast growth factor 12 isoform X4, giving the protein MESKDKSAESQLKGIVTRLFSEQGYYLQMQPDGTVGGTKDENSDYTLFNLIPVGLRVVAIQGVKAGLYVAMNGEGFLYSSDTFTAECKFKESVFENYYVIYSSTMYRQHESGRAWFLGLNKEGTIMKGNRVKKTKPCSHFVPRPIEVCMYKEPSLHDIDEKQRSRKNSGTPTMGTRKELNQDSTDHEGS; this is encoded by the exons agtctCAGTTGAAGGGGATAGTGACCAGGCTCTTCAGCGAGCAGGGCTACTACTTGCAGATGCAGCCGGATGGAACGGTCGGCGGGACCAAAGATGAAAACAGCGACTACA CTCTGTTTAACCTGATCCCGGTGGGTTTGCGGGTCGTGGCCATACAGGGCGTGAAGGCCGGACTCTACGTGGCCATGAATGGAGAGGGTTTCCTCTACTCCTCG gaTACATTCACAGCGGAGTGTAAGTTTAAGGAGAGTGTGTTTGAGAATTATTATGTGATCTACTCGTCCACGATGTACCGCCAGCATGAGAGCGGACGCGCCTGGTTCCTCGGACTCAATAAGGAAGGAACCATCATGAAGGGAAACCGGGTCAAGAAAACTAAACCGTGCTCACACTTTGTGCCCAGACCCATTGAag TGTGTATGTATAAGGAGCCGTCGCTGCATGATATTGACGAGAAGCAGCGGTCCAGGAAAAACTCAGGAACTCCCACCATGGGCACCAGGAAAGAGTTGAACCAGGACTCTACCGATCATGAAGGCTcatag
- the LOC109104178 gene encoding fibroblast growth factor 12 isoform X1: MAAAIASSLIRQKRQARESNSERAVSGKRRSSPGKEPSGRGSLCNRHLFGLFGKVRFCSGKKRPVRRKPESQLKGIVTRLFSEQGYYLQMQPDGTVGGTKDENSDYTLFNLIPVGLRVVAIQGVKAGLYVAMNGEGFLYSSDTFTAECKFKESVFENYYVIYSSTMYRQHESGRAWFLGLNKEGTIMKGNRVKKTKPCSHFVPRPIEVCMYKEPSLHDIDEKQRSRKNSGTPTMGTRKELNQDSTDHEGS, from the exons ATGGCCGCGGCGATCGCCAGCTCGCTCATCCGACAAAAACGGCAGGCGCGCGAGTCAAACAGCGAGCGAGCGGTGTCCGGTAAGCGTCGCTCAAGCCCCGGTAAAGAGCCCTCGGGCCGGGGCTCCTTGTGCAATCGGCACCTGTTCGGACTCTTCGGTAAAGTCCGATTCTGCAGCGGGAAGAAACGACCCGTGCGCCGGAAACCAG agtctCAGTTGAAGGGGATAGTGACCAGGCTCTTCAGCGAGCAGGGCTACTACTTGCAGATGCAGCCGGATGGAACGGTCGGCGGGACCAAAGATGAAAACAGCGACTACA CTCTGTTTAACCTGATCCCGGTGGGTTTGCGGGTCGTGGCCATACAGGGCGTGAAGGCCGGACTCTACGTGGCCATGAATGGAGAGGGTTTCCTCTACTCCTCG gaTACATTCACAGCGGAGTGTAAGTTTAAGGAGAGTGTGTTTGAGAATTATTATGTGATCTACTCGTCCACGATGTACCGCCAGCATGAGAGCGGACGCGCCTGGTTCCTCGGACTCAATAAGGAAGGAACCATCATGAAGGGAAACCGGGTCAAGAAAACTAAACCGTGCTCACACTTTGTGCCCAGACCCATTGAag TGTGTATGTATAAGGAGCCGTCGCTGCATGATATTGACGAGAAGCAGCGGTCCAGGAAAAACTCAGGAACTCCCACCATGGGCACCAGGAAAGAGTTGAACCAGGACTCTACCGATCATGAAGGCTcatag